The Xenorhabdus doucetiae genome has a window encoding:
- a CDS encoding MFS transporter produces MIKTEESRWRDLFSSENAPSAIALSLGVGLMAVNTLIAITILPSVVNDIGGLNLYAWNTTLFVVASIMGSILSARLLSASGARNAYLVAALVFFIGSLLCTLASTMEVMLIGRTIQGLGGGFLFALSYLMINLVFVQSLWPRAMALVSGMWGVATLIGPAIGGIFAEMNAWRYAFGIMLPIILCYAVFTYRILPKTEAQNKTKTALPFVQLILLSAAVLAVSAGSLSQDIRLNITGIVVAVILVALLVIHERRTSTRLLPKNALSLRSPHLVLFATIALLVIGLSGDVFVPYFLQMLHGQSPLASGYMVAAAAVGWTVGEMLSASWQGAKMRFAIVSGPVFMLVGMLLLLALLPSQSAGEWQIIVPVILGLGLFGFGVGFGWPHLLTRILQVSSDEDKSIAGSSITTVQLFATAFGSALGGMTVNLFGFYQPGGITGAASSSHWLFLLFSIAPILALFTAFRAAKIKAEK; encoded by the coding sequence ATGATAAAGACTGAGGAAAGCCGCTGGAGGGATCTGTTTTCCAGCGAAAATGCGCCGAGTGCGATCGCACTTTCACTGGGCGTGGGATTGATGGCAGTGAATACCCTAATTGCGATTACGATCCTGCCTTCTGTCGTCAATGATATTGGCGGATTGAATCTCTATGCCTGGAATACGACATTGTTTGTTGTGGCATCGATTATGGGTTCTATTCTCTCGGCGAGATTATTGAGTGCATCGGGCGCAAGAAATGCTTATCTGGTTGCCGCGCTGGTCTTTTTCATCGGCAGCTTACTGTGTACCCTTGCATCGACGATGGAAGTCATGCTGATTGGCAGAACCATTCAAGGGCTTGGCGGAGGGTTTCTGTTTGCCCTTTCCTATTTGATGATTAATCTTGTCTTTGTTCAATCACTTTGGCCTCGGGCGATGGCACTGGTATCGGGGATGTGGGGCGTGGCGACTTTAATCGGGCCGGCGATTGGCGGGATTTTTGCTGAAATGAACGCATGGCGTTACGCTTTTGGCATTATGCTGCCGATTATTCTGTGTTATGCGGTATTTACCTACCGGATTTTGCCTAAAACAGAGGCACAGAATAAAACCAAAACCGCATTGCCCTTTGTGCAATTGATCCTACTATCCGCCGCGGTACTGGCGGTTTCCGCTGGCAGTTTGTCACAAGATATCCGGCTCAACATTACCGGTATTGTTGTGGCGGTGATATTGGTCGCTTTATTGGTCATTCATGAACGCCGGACTTCAACAAGATTACTGCCTAAAAATGCCCTGAGTTTGCGTTCTCCCCATCTGGTTTTATTCGCGACGATCGCGCTATTGGTCATTGGCTTATCGGGCGATGTTTTTGTCCCCTATTTTCTGCAAATGCTGCATGGGCAATCCCCTTTGGCTTCCGGTTATATGGTGGCTGCCGCAGCCGTGGGCTGGACGGTAGGAGAAATGCTCAGTGCGAGTTGGCAAGGGGCAAAGATGCGGTTTGCGATTGTCAGCGGCCCCGTTTTCATGCTGGTTGGCATGTTGCTGTTGCTTGCATTGCTGCCATCCCAATCGGCAGGAGAATGGCAGATAATAGTGCCGGTAATCTTAGGCTTGGGATTGTTTGGCTTTGGGGTTGGGTTCGGCTGGCCTCATCTTTTGACCCGTATTTTGCAGGTTTCCAGTGATGAGGATAAAAGCATTGCTGGTTCATCCATTACGACGGTGCAGTTATTTGCCACGGCATTTGGTTCTGCATTGGGGGGAATGACCGTCAATTTATTTGGATTTTATCAGCCTGGCGGAATAACAGGCGCTGCATCTTCTTCTCATTGGCTATTTTTACTCTTCTCCATTGCCCCCATATTGGCATTATTCACCGCATTTAGGGCAGCAAAAATTAAAGCGGAAAAATAA